The following proteins are co-located in the Parafannyhessea umbonata genome:
- a CDS encoding 2'-5' RNA ligase family protein, with translation MAALPDEGVRDELVAVQNMTLPHLDHARPTSRGNLHLTLAFLGELDREREARTLEAMRRAAENVRTEEFAVELGPVGCFQKRRGSILWQGFREDGAEGREHEGSRDGMRRLAELRATLGMRLLESGAIPEPLPPFSPHMTLARGCRLRKEEREAGMDAFLAQMNEQLAARNLAAGRLGAAKMRIDAMSLMWSHHPDGGALVYTEVARVSL, from the coding sequence GTGGCAGCACTGCCAGACGAGGGCGTGCGAGACGAGCTCGTGGCCGTGCAAAACATGACGCTCCCCCATCTTGACCATGCTCGACCAACATCACGCGGGAACCTCCACCTGACCCTCGCCTTCCTCGGCGAGCTCGACCGCGAGCGCGAGGCGCGAACGCTCGAGGCGATGCGACGGGCAGCCGAGAACGTAAGGACGGAAGAGTTCGCCGTCGAGCTAGGGCCCGTGGGATGCTTCCAGAAGCGTCGCGGGTCGATTCTGTGGCAGGGCTTTCGCGAGGATGGCGCGGAAGGACGGGAGCACGAGGGGTCGCGGGACGGAATGCGACGGCTCGCGGAACTGAGGGCGACCCTTGGCATGCGGCTGCTGGAAAGCGGCGCGATTCCAGAGCCGCTTCCCCCATTCTCCCCGCACATGACCCTGGCGCGCGGCTGCCGCCTGCGCAAGGAGGAGCGCGAGGCCGGAATGGACGCGTTTCTCGCCCAGATGAACGAGCAGCTTGCGGCACGTAACCTGGCAGCGGGGCGGTTGGGGGCCGCAAAGATGCGCATCGATGCGATGTCGCTTATGTGGAGTCACCATCCGGACGGCGGCGCGCTCGTGTACACGGAGGTCGCGCGCGTGAGCCTGTGA
- the agaB gene encoding PTS galactosamine transporter subunit IIB, protein MATPDIVFARIDNRLVHGQVGAAWVGSIPNCNLIVVANDDAAADPMQQSLMKLTADSARVGIRFFTIQKTIDVIGKASARQHIFIVAKTPADMRKLVEGGVPIKEVNIGNMHASADKRVFHDQHVYVDDQDLADLKAIQDHGTKVYIQLLPTGRKVEDLGL, encoded by the coding sequence TTGGCTACACCAGACATCGTCTTTGCAAGGATTGACAACAGGCTCGTGCACGGGCAGGTCGGCGCGGCGTGGGTAGGGTCCATTCCCAACTGCAACCTCATCGTCGTCGCGAACGACGACGCCGCAGCAGACCCCATGCAGCAGTCCCTCATGAAGCTCACGGCGGACTCCGCGCGCGTTGGCATCAGGTTCTTCACCATCCAGAAGACGATCGACGTGATAGGCAAGGCAAGCGCCCGCCAGCACATCTTCATCGTCGCGAAGACCCCGGCGGACATGCGCAAGCTCGTGGAGGGCGGCGTCCCCATAAAAGAGGTCAACATCGGCAACATGCATGCCTCGGCGGACAAGCGCGTCTTCCACGACCAGCACGTCTATGTGGACGACCAGGACCTTGCCGACCTCAAGGCCATACAGGACCACGGCACCAAGGTCTACATTCAGCTCTTGCCCACGGGACGCAAGGTCGAGGACCTCGGTCTCTAG
- a CDS encoding PTS mannose/fructose/sorbose/N-acetylgalactosamine transporter subunit IIC, translating into MQLTLVQGLLLFIVGTICQFDQQTEAFYWFRPMVAAFFTGIILGNVELGVTCGAVTELAYLGMTNVGGTVPPDPLFAGIMTVVLAYTTGQSAETALGLSYPFALLAQGIGILFKTVYSFVPHKLDKYAAEADVKHFNGLIWGVTIFEAVFCGFVIFLCSYALQAPIQAFVNSFPTWVTHGLEVAGGILPAVGLAMLLLTTLKPETYPYLFIGFVMATFLKMPNVLPVAIIGTSLAAIDYMYQKRFDEQKAEAIDDGGDSDGI; encoded by the coding sequence ATGCAACTTACCCTTGTACAAGGCCTTCTGCTGTTCATAGTTGGCACCATATGCCAATTCGATCAGCAGACCGAGGCGTTCTACTGGTTCAGGCCCATGGTCGCCGCGTTCTTCACCGGCATCATCCTGGGCAACGTGGAGCTGGGCGTCACCTGTGGCGCCGTCACCGAGCTCGCATACCTCGGCATGACGAACGTCGGTGGGACCGTTCCTCCCGACCCGCTGTTCGCCGGCATCATGACCGTCGTGCTCGCCTACACGACGGGCCAGAGTGCCGAGACGGCGCTCGGGCTCTCGTACCCCTTCGCACTCCTCGCGCAGGGCATCGGCATCCTCTTCAAGACGGTCTACTCCTTCGTTCCCCACAAGCTCGACAAGTACGCGGCCGAGGCGGACGTGAAGCACTTCAACGGCCTCATCTGGGGCGTCACCATCTTCGAGGCGGTGTTCTGCGGGTTCGTCATCTTCCTGTGCTCATACGCGCTGCAGGCGCCCATCCAGGCGTTCGTGAACTCGTTCCCGACTTGGGTCACGCACGGCCTCGAGGTCGCGGGAGGCATCCTTCCCGCCGTCGGCCTCGCCATGCTGCTGCTCACCACGCTGAAGCCCGAGACCTACCCGTACCTCTTCATCGGCTTCGTGATGGCCACGTTCCTCAAGATGCCCAACGTGCTGCCCGTCGCCATCATAGGTACGTCCCTTGCCGCGATCGACTACATGTACCAGAAGCGCTTTGACGAGCAGAAGGCCGAGGCAATCGACGACGGAGGCGACTCTGATGGCATCTAA
- a CDS encoding PTS system mannose/fructose/sorbose family transporter subunit IID, whose translation MASNPTNKKGEPLQKLSKSDITRLGINSLTEQIAFSFERMQAPGWTMNMIPGFKKIYGDSKEDLKEFMTYNMEFMNTEPHMATLLQGMVLAMEEKGTDRKLIQGVRNGLFGPMAGIGDSIFWFTVLPITAGIACSLAKSGSILGPLVFIGIYLVVGFSRIWFARLGYSLGSKAVEKVGTATRYLTGAAGILGTTVIGALIPSYVSIAFQKKLVFGVGSTTVQSVFDQLLPNVLPLAVVFLIYWLFKKKHVNTIAVIGCVILFGLLMSLLNWM comes from the coding sequence ATGGCATCTAATCCCACCAACAAGAAGGGCGAGCCCCTTCAGAAGCTCAGCAAGTCCGACATCACGAGGCTTGGCATCAACTCGCTCACCGAGCAGATCGCGTTCTCGTTCGAGCGCATGCAGGCGCCCGGCTGGACCATGAACATGATTCCCGGCTTCAAGAAGATCTACGGCGACTCCAAAGAGGACTTGAAGGAGTTCATGACCTACAACATGGAGTTCATGAACACCGAACCGCATATGGCGACGCTGCTCCAGGGCATGGTCCTCGCGATGGAGGAGAAGGGCACGGACCGCAAGCTCATCCAGGGCGTCCGCAACGGCCTCTTCGGCCCCATGGCCGGCATCGGCGACTCCATCTTCTGGTTCACCGTGCTGCCCATAACGGCGGGCATCGCCTGCTCGCTCGCCAAGTCCGGCTCCATCCTTGGCCCGCTCGTATTCATCGGCATATACCTCGTCGTCGGCTTCTCGCGCATCTGGTTCGCGCGCCTCGGCTACAGCCTCGGCTCGAAGGCGGTCGAGAAGGTCGGCACGGCCACGAGGTACCTCACCGGCGCCGCGGGCATCCTTGGCACCACGGTCATCGGCGCGCTCATACCCAGCTACGTCTCCATAGCGTTCCAGAAGAAGCTCGTGTTCGGCGTCGGCTCTACCACGGTGCAATCGGTGTTCGACCAACTCCTTCCCAACGTCCTGCCTCTCGCCGTCGTGTTCCTCATCTACTGGCTCTTCAAGAAGAAGCACGTCAACACCATTGCCGTCATCGGCTGCGTCATCCTGTTCGGCCTCTTGATGTCGCTGCTCAACTGGATGTAG
- a CDS encoding PTS sugar transporter subunit IIA: protein MVGIIVTGHGNFASGITSALELIAGPQDAYAALDFTSLSGTEELEKDMAAALESLRSREDVDGVLVLCDLVGGTPFKTAATLGIPLGDVRVVAGVNLGGLVECATQRDAVSGLDELAQLAKDSMRSSVVEFELAQPAEEDDDFSDGI from the coding sequence ATGGTCGGAATCATCGTCACGGGTCACGGCAACTTCGCCTCGGGAATCACGTCCGCGCTCGAGCTCATCGCCGGTCCCCAGGACGCCTACGCCGCGCTGGACTTCACATCGCTCTCCGGCACGGAGGAGCTCGAGAAGGACATGGCCGCGGCGCTGGAATCGCTACGCTCGCGAGAGGACGTCGACGGGGTGCTCGTCCTCTGTGACCTCGTGGGTGGCACGCCGTTCAAGACGGCGGCGACGCTCGGAATCCCCCTGGGCGACGTGCGCGTTGTTGCGGGCGTGAACCTGGGCGGTCTTGTCGAGTGCGCGACGCAGCGCGACGCCGTGTCTGGCCTCGACGAGCTCGCCCAGCTCGCGAAGGACTCCATGAGGTCATCCGTCGTGGAGTTCGAGCTTGCGCAGCCCGCCGAGGAGGACGACGACTTCTCAGACGGAATCTAG
- a CDS encoding SIS domain-containing protein has product MEKDLENVTMMTYVRETPGQVEKNVNRRKELVAPLVNEFLRGGYSSVLVIACGSSANASRCAAPFMRKYLGIPVVVTTPGAFLTSDFLPGDDTLCFVVSQSGCSTNSLAALDRLRSAGRRAVGITGNLDSDFRDHADLVVDYGVGIEYVGYVTKGVTTLALFLMLFSLEASHDTGRLSDEGYDHVVGELELVPERHRTVQAKTEEFYSAHLKDMLSIETNYVIGFDQAYGIACEGALKFGETMKVPSFAFEAEEFNHGPNLQLNPSRTVFVVDDMNLGSRRAHELYDACRCITDHAYLITCDDAYEKDDHAFVANVGKVSEPTLSPLYLLPFFQIIAHHATDALGRWDDFPLMRDYKHCAPSKTEKIKDVMPLL; this is encoded by the coding sequence ATGGAGAAGGATCTCGAGAACGTAACGATGATGACCTACGTGCGAGAGACGCCCGGGCAGGTCGAGAAGAACGTCAACCGCAGGAAGGAGCTCGTTGCGCCGCTCGTGAACGAGTTCTTACGGGGAGGCTACAGCTCCGTGCTCGTGATCGCCTGCGGATCGAGCGCGAACGCGAGCCGGTGTGCCGCGCCGTTCATGCGGAAGTACCTGGGGATCCCGGTTGTCGTCACGACGCCCGGAGCGTTTCTGACTTCCGACTTCCTTCCCGGGGACGACACGCTCTGCTTCGTGGTGTCGCAGTCCGGTTGTTCCACCAACTCGCTCGCCGCGCTCGACAGGCTGCGCTCCGCAGGCAGAAGGGCTGTCGGCATCACGGGCAACCTTGACTCCGACTTCCGGGACCACGCGGATCTTGTGGTGGACTATGGCGTGGGCATCGAGTACGTGGGCTACGTCACGAAGGGCGTGACGACGCTCGCCCTGTTCCTCATGCTCTTCTCGCTCGAGGCGTCGCACGACACGGGGCGGCTCTCCGACGAGGGGTATGACCACGTTGTTGGCGAGCTCGAGCTCGTTCCCGAACGCCACAGGACGGTCCAGGCGAAGACGGAGGAGTTCTACTCCGCACACTTGAAGGACATGCTCTCCATCGAGACGAACTACGTCATTGGCTTTGACCAGGCGTACGGCATCGCTTGCGAGGGAGCTTTGAAGTTTGGCGAGACCATGAAGGTGCCCTCGTTCGCCTTCGAGGCGGAGGAGTTCAACCACGGCCCGAACCTGCAGCTAAACCCCAGTCGCACCGTCTTTGTGGTGGACGATATGAACCTTGGCTCGAGGCGCGCGCACGAGCTGTACGACGCCTGCCGGTGCATCACGGACCATGCGTACCTGATAACGTGCGACGACGCATACGAGAAGGACGACCATGCGTTCGTGGCAAACGTGGGCAAGGTTTCAGAACCGACGCTCTCCCCGCTCTACCTGCTGCCGTTCTTCCAGATAATCGCCCATCACGCGACTGACGCCCTCGGAAGGTGGGATGACTTCCCGCTGATGAGGGACTACAAGCACTGCGCGCCAAGCAAGACCGAAAAGATCAAGGACGTCATGCCGCTGCTGTAG
- a CDS encoding M14 family metallopeptidase, translating to MVSIRKAGGAIVAGLMLTVSLGQVVAPTTAMASTSAQSQSAGQSTGKAKLERTDAAYDGSSTPMISMIEGREFRLIAPVEGKSVSELESLIKDGKVTLTLSRAKGQFSKKTYPKQWLGGKLGDWKTVATQDGAAEGGNGNTADEKNRKSRDFFYDVELSAKEVDGTPSVVASFKNRELYEGIDGIDVRSREFVRSSLYDYVGTYSLACDVDGTKVASTKVDLRPYDAFATQEDIDAQLPELARQAKANGLYAEVRTFGTSAQGRPMRALFVAKQKSDLDDYQALKKRMEKDPASVQADLAAGKLKYKVPVVYSNVHADEIVASDAVMEFARDLAANKPIEYRRATGLTGEGKAELKTEMDHDRTVWSDLVKDDVTGIGYVRGDGGKGHGINYDGADTDNASSDLSEEEFEKYYDSDTQTFDPSKSLDDVFYILVPSENVDARAVNVRTNGNGFDLNRDNTYQTQPETQAMSGLITQWDPISLHEVHGYYQQYQVEPCSPTHDPNNEYDLFIDTALAQGEAFMGASIANNPTINSVQMPMRDYLKLQDDGTRFWEAPFDDMSTSYTPQYAMMHGTNAFTVEAPYGTADAVDALRYGFIGNADFVVANKDRMFNNQLERFRRGVQNIDADSIRPYYVSQKDEKGAEADTFRPRDSKDSFGKTNDNFFPEYYVIPLGADQQNNRSAAAKTVDFLIHNGVEVKETTRDVKVGDKTYPAGTMVVDMHQAKRNMANCALYPNLVIDDWTQYSLYSEPVTNFSEFRGFDMDTVRTAGAFAADTLKDVKKAPAQKSEVAGKGEYAVIDNNGLDAVRAVNDLLEDGKSVGLVSEGKDEGDYVVAAKDLDDATEDYVLDVTKVSSAPKAKRISGTIKAYVPKAYEKFQKDAAGNKVGMADYENRANTNGNWDDFALAKQMGFELTDDLDEATVIVGSQYPANAKAVAAKVKSGTPYVAYTADALQFVKDFKLAGNISFTPSDGDWLGYDALGTVEFPKDDIITATYKNEGDYLMYGYGGGYIKKAPKGSKVLIKTTDDPLVEGFMPSDYIKEYQGKIQAVDYQRDGRNVALFANTLTNKAHQQDDYRYLTAAVYSKQLDGDFSAPGARQGASPAVVVVGVLVVAGVAYLVVRSRKAKGAAGEKSED from the coding sequence ATGGTTTCCATTCGCAAGGCGGGCGGCGCAATCGTCGCTGGCCTCATGCTCACCGTGAGTCTGGGTCAGGTCGTGGCCCCCACGACGGCGATGGCGTCGACGTCCGCGCAGTCGCAGTCTGCCGGCCAGTCCACGGGCAAGGCGAAGCTCGAGCGCACGGACGCCGCGTACGACGGCAGCTCCACGCCGATGATCTCCATGATCGAGGGACGCGAGTTCAGGCTTATCGCTCCGGTCGAGGGCAAGAGCGTAAGCGAGCTCGAGTCGCTCATCAAGGACGGCAAGGTCACGCTTACGCTGAGCCGCGCGAAGGGCCAGTTCAGCAAGAAGACCTACCCCAAGCAATGGCTTGGCGGCAAGTTGGGCGACTGGAAGACCGTCGCGACCCAGGATGGCGCCGCGGAGGGCGGAAACGGCAACACCGCGGACGAGAAAAACCGCAAGTCGCGCGACTTCTTCTATGACGTGGAGCTTTCCGCAAAGGAGGTCGACGGCACGCCGTCTGTCGTGGCGTCGTTCAAGAACCGCGAGCTCTACGAGGGAATCGACGGCATCGACGTCCGCTCGCGCGAGTTCGTCCGCTCGTCGCTGTACGACTACGTGGGCACGTACAGCCTCGCGTGCGACGTGGACGGCACGAAGGTTGCGTCCACGAAGGTCGACCTCAGGCCATACGACGCGTTCGCCACGCAGGAGGACATCGACGCCCAGCTTCCGGAGCTCGCAAGGCAGGCCAAGGCAAACGGCCTCTACGCCGAGGTCCGCACGTTTGGCACGTCCGCGCAGGGCCGTCCCATGCGCGCGCTGTTTGTGGCGAAGCAGAAGTCTGACCTCGACGACTACCAGGCCCTCAAGAAGCGCATGGAGAAGGACCCGGCATCCGTGCAGGCAGACCTTGCGGCGGGGAAGCTCAAGTACAAGGTGCCCGTCGTCTACAGCAACGTGCACGCCGACGAGATCGTTGCCTCCGACGCCGTGATGGAGTTCGCCCGCGACCTCGCGGCGAACAAGCCCATCGAGTACCGGCGCGCCACCGGCCTCACCGGCGAGGGCAAGGCGGAGCTCAAGACCGAGATGGACCACGACCGCACCGTGTGGAGCGACCTCGTGAAGGACGACGTGACGGGCATCGGCTACGTCCGCGGCGACGGCGGCAAGGGGCACGGCATCAACTACGACGGGGCCGACACGGACAACGCCTCGTCCGACCTGAGCGAGGAGGAGTTCGAGAAGTACTACGACTCCGACACGCAGACGTTCGACCCGTCCAAGTCGCTGGACGACGTGTTCTACATCCTCGTCCCGAGCGAGAACGTGGACGCCCGCGCCGTGAACGTCCGCACCAACGGCAACGGATTCGACCTCAACCGCGACAACACGTACCAGACCCAGCCCGAGACCCAGGCCATGAGCGGCCTCATCACGCAGTGGGACCCGATATCGCTTCACGAGGTGCACGGCTACTACCAGCAGTACCAGGTGGAGCCCTGCTCGCCCACGCACGACCCCAACAACGAGTACGACCTGTTCATCGACACGGCGCTCGCGCAGGGCGAGGCGTTCATGGGCGCCTCCATCGCCAACAACCCCACCATCAACTCCGTGCAGATGCCCATGCGCGACTACCTCAAGCTGCAGGACGACGGCACGCGCTTCTGGGAGGCGCCGTTCGACGACATGTCCACCAGCTACACGCCGCAGTACGCCATGATGCACGGCACGAACGCGTTCACGGTCGAGGCGCCGTACGGCACGGCCGACGCCGTGGACGCGCTGCGCTACGGCTTCATCGGCAACGCCGACTTCGTTGTCGCGAACAAGGACCGCATGTTCAACAACCAGCTCGAGCGCTTCCGCCGCGGCGTCCAGAACATAGACGCGGACTCCATCCGCCCGTACTACGTGAGTCAGAAGGACGAGAAGGGCGCGGAGGCCGACACGTTCCGTCCCCGTGACTCCAAGGACAGCTTCGGCAAGACGAACGACAACTTCTTCCCGGAGTACTACGTCATCCCGTTGGGCGCGGACCAGCAGAACAACCGCTCTGCGGCGGCAAAGACCGTCGACTTCCTCATCCACAACGGCGTCGAGGTGAAGGAGACCACCAGGGACGTGAAGGTGGGCGACAAGACGTATCCGGCCGGCACCATGGTGGTTGACATGCACCAGGCAAAGCGCAACATGGCCAACTGCGCCCTGTACCCCAACCTCGTGATCGACGACTGGACCCAGTACTCGCTCTACAGCGAGCCCGTCACGAACTTCTCGGAGTTCCGTGGGTTCGACATGGACACCGTCCGCACCGCCGGGGCGTTTGCGGCGGACACTCTGAAGGACGTGAAGAAGGCCCCTGCGCAGAAGAGCGAGGTTGCGGGCAAGGGCGAGTACGCCGTGATCGACAACAACGGCCTCGACGCCGTGAGGGCCGTGAACGACCTGCTGGAGGACGGCAAGTCCGTCGGGCTGGTGAGCGAGGGCAAGGACGAGGGCGACTACGTGGTCGCCGCAAAGGACCTCGACGACGCCACGGAGGACTACGTGCTGGACGTGACGAAGGTGAGCTCCGCGCCCAAGGCAAAGCGCATCAGCGGCACGATCAAGGCGTACGTGCCAAAGGCGTACGAGAAGTTCCAGAAGGACGCGGCGGGCAACAAGGTAGGCATGGCCGACTACGAGAACCGTGCGAACACCAACGGCAACTGGGACGACTTCGCGCTCGCGAAGCAGATGGGCTTCGAGCTCACGGACGACCTGGACGAGGCGACCGTCATCGTGGGCAGCCAGTACCCGGCAAACGCGAAGGCCGTGGCCGCGAAGGTCAAGTCCGGCACGCCATACGTTGCCTACACGGCCGACGCGCTGCAGTTCGTGAAGGACTTCAAGCTCGCGGGCAACATCTCGTTCACGCCGAGCGACGGCGACTGGCTGGGCTACGACGCCCTTGGCACCGTCGAGTTCCCGAAGGACGACATCATCACCGCCACGTACAAAAACGAGGGCGACTACCTCATGTACGGCTACGGAGGCGGCTACATCAAGAAGGCGCCCAAGGGCTCGAAGGTCCTGATCAAGACCACGGACGACCCCCTGGTGGAAGGCTTCATGCCCAGCGACTACATAAAGGAGTACCAGGGCAAGATCCAGGCCGTCGACTACCAGAGGGACGGGCGCAACGTCGCTCTCTTCGCGAACACGCTCACCAACAAGGCGCACCAGCAGGACGACTACCGCTACCTCACGGCGGCCGTCTACTCCAAGCAGCTTGACGGAGACTTCTCCGCGCCTGGCGCGCGTCAGGGCGCGAGCCCCGCGGTCGTCGTCGTGGGAGTGCTCGTCGTGGCGGGTGTCGCGTACCTCGTGGTGCGCAGCCGCAAGGCAAAGGGCGCCGCGGGCGAGAAGAGCGAGGACTAG
- a CDS encoding IS481 family transposase: MFQHSNSRLTPRGRQRLVERVRAGESVSAVAREAGVSRQTAHKWIARAEAGEPLSDRRSRPSRLARLTPPDVEARVVGARRARLLAPLALAAETGVPARTCARIVARNGLPRLADVDRVTGEPRRRGPVTPRRYERERPGELVHVDVKKVARVPDGGGWRARGADALRHADSGAGTACLHVAVDDRSRVAYAELLGDERKETCVAFMGRARDFYRGLGVEVERVMTDNGPGYRSRLFNEWLAASGIEHRYTRPYSPWQNGKVERMNRTLAQEWQYARAYASEGERAAALSPFIDRYNWARPHGACGGLPPMSRIVGVNNVMAHNS, from the coding sequence TTGTTCCAGCATTCTAACTCACGGCTCACGCCCCGCGGGCGGCAGAGGCTCGTCGAGCGCGTCCGCGCCGGCGAGAGCGTGTCCGCCGTCGCCCGGGAGGCGGGCGTGAGCAGGCAGACGGCCCACAAGTGGATCGCGAGGGCCGAGGCGGGCGAGCCGCTGTCGGACCGCCGCAGCCGCCCCTCGCGCCTCGCGAGGCTCACGCCCCCCGACGTCGAGGCGAGGGTCGTGGGGGCCCGCCGCGCCCGCCTGCTCGCCCCGCTCGCCCTCGCCGCCGAGACCGGGGTGCCCGCACGCACCTGCGCCAGGATCGTCGCGCGCAACGGCCTGCCGCGCCTGGCCGACGTCGACCGCGTGACCGGCGAGCCCAGGAGGCGCGGCCCCGTGACCCCGCGCCGCTACGAGAGGGAGAGGCCCGGCGAGCTCGTGCACGTGGACGTAAAGAAGGTCGCGAGGGTCCCCGACGGCGGCGGCTGGAGGGCGCGCGGCGCCGACGCCCTGCGCCACGCCGACTCTGGGGCGGGCACCGCCTGCCTGCACGTGGCGGTCGACGACAGGAGCAGGGTGGCCTACGCCGAGCTGCTCGGCGACGAGCGCAAGGAGACCTGCGTCGCGTTCATGGGTCGCGCCCGGGACTTCTACCGCGGCCTCGGCGTCGAGGTCGAGCGCGTGATGACCGACAACGGGCCGGGGTACCGCTCTCGGCTGTTCAACGAGTGGCTCGCGGCGTCCGGCATCGAGCACAGGTACACCAGGCCCTACAGCCCCTGGCAGAACGGGAAAGTGGAGCGAATGAACAGGACGCTCGCGCAGGAGTGGCAGTACGCGCGCGCCTACGCGAGCGAGGGTGAGAGGGCGGCAGCCCTCTCACCCTTCATCGACCGCTACAATTGGGCCAGGCCCCACGGCGCCTGCGGCGGCCTCCCGCCGATGTCACGCATCGTCGGTGTAAACAACGTCATGGCACACAACAGCTAG
- a CDS encoding DUF1846 domain-containing protein, which produces MQTGFDNQKYIDTQAARIRERIAQFGGKLYLEFGGKLFDDYHASRVLPGFEPDSKARMLRQLADDAEVVFALNANDIEQGKRRSDIGISYGDDVLRLMDVFRGMGLAIGGVVITRFSGQPKAEAYQTRLEQMGVSVYRHYPIAGYPTNVNLIVSGDGFGKNEYVKTTKPLVVVTAPGPGSGKLAVCLSQLYNEHERGIDAGYAKFETFPVWNLPLKHPVNVAYEAATADLDDSNIIDPYHLDAYGKVTVNYNRDVETFPVLKAIMEKIMGKSPYLSPTDMGVNMVGNCICDDGVCQEAARNEIVRRYFWEAERLERTGQGEAELARIALLMKEVGVDENYNPAHAAALVKEEVTGLPAGAMVLPDGSVITGKTSRLLGAASSLLLNALKRVAGVPDEVFVVSDEALVPIGRLKTEHLHSRNHRLHSDETLIALSISSATNPLAEQVIAATSALRGCTAYFSVIISRTDEAVYKKLGINVCCEPKFERGTYYHG; this is translated from the coding sequence ATGCAGACGGGCTTTGACAACCAGAAGTACATCGACACGCAGGCAGCGCGCATACGCGAGCGCATCGCGCAGTTCGGCGGCAAGCTCTACCTGGAGTTCGGCGGCAAGTTGTTCGACGACTACCATGCGAGCCGCGTTCTCCCGGGCTTCGAGCCAGATTCGAAGGCGCGCATGCTCAGGCAGCTGGCAGACGACGCGGAGGTCGTGTTCGCCCTGAACGCGAACGACATCGAGCAGGGCAAGCGCCGGAGTGACATCGGTATCAGCTACGGCGACGACGTCCTGCGCCTGATGGATGTGTTCCGCGGCATGGGCCTCGCCATCGGCGGCGTCGTGATCACGCGCTTCTCCGGGCAGCCGAAAGCCGAGGCCTACCAGACGCGCCTGGAGCAGATGGGCGTCTCGGTGTACCGCCACTACCCCATCGCGGGCTACCCCACGAACGTGAACCTCATCGTGTCCGGCGACGGCTTCGGCAAGAACGAGTACGTCAAGACCACCAAGCCCCTCGTGGTGGTCACGGCGCCCGGCCCCGGCTCCGGCAAGCTCGCCGTGTGCCTCTCGCAGCTGTACAACGAGCACGAGCGCGGCATCGACGCCGGCTACGCCAAGTTCGAGACGTTCCCCGTGTGGAACCTGCCCCTGAAGCACCCCGTGAACGTGGCGTACGAGGCCGCGACCGCGGACCTGGACGACAGCAACATCATCGACCCGTACCACCTGGACGCCTACGGCAAGGTTACCGTGAACTACAACCGCGACGTCGAGACCTTTCCCGTGCTCAAGGCGATCATGGAGAAGATCATGGGGAAGAGCCCGTACCTCTCCCCCACCGACATGGGCGTCAACATGGTGGGCAACTGCATCTGCGACGACGGCGTGTGCCAGGAGGCGGCGCGAAACGAAATCGTGCGCCGCTACTTCTGGGAGGCCGAGCGCCTGGAGCGCACGGGGCAGGGCGAGGCAGAGCTCGCACGCATCGCCCTTCTCATGAAGGAGGTCGGCGTGGACGAGAACTACAACCCCGCGCACGCTGCGGCACTCGTGAAGGAGGAGGTCACCGGGCTCCCCGCCGGCGCGATGGTGCTGCCCGACGGATCTGTCATCACCGGCAAGACGTCCCGGCTCCTGGGCGCGGCATCCTCGCTTCTGCTGAACGCGCTCAAACGAGTGGCCGGCGTGCCGGACGAGGTCTTCGTGGTCTCGGACGAGGCCCTGGTCCCCATTGGCCGCCTGAAGACCGAGCACCTGCACAGCCGCAACCACCGCCTGCACTCGGACGAGACGCTCATAGCGCTTTCCATCAGCTCCGCAACGAACCCGCTGGCAGAGCAGGTGATTGCGGCCACGAGCGCGCTCAGGGGCTGCACGGCGTACTTCTCGGTCATCATCTCGCGCACCGACGAGGCCGTCTACAAGAAGCTCGGCATCAACGTGTGCTGCGAGCCCAAGTTCGAGCGCGGAACCTACTACCACGGCTAG